In Monodelphis domestica isolate mMonDom1 chromosome 4, mMonDom1.pri, whole genome shotgun sequence, one DNA window encodes the following:
- the LOC100022937 gene encoding olfactory receptor 52B2-like: MVDTNHTFHPAVFILWGIPGLEELHIWISIPFCTMYVVALGGNSLLIIFIWIEHSLHEPMYLFLAMLAVSDILLSSVIMPKMLAIFWFQERVISFQTCITQMFSVIAIFVMESTVLLAMAFDRYMAICFPLRYTMILTPSVIKKIVGFSVARGLMLSVPFVFLVEQLPFCGNNIIADTYCAEAKISRMACGDITAINIYTLVLSFLSTGLDVILISISYSFILRAVFRLPSRDAQLKALGTCSSHVCVILMFYLPAYLTVLISHLHCVVLLTNLYMVVPPALNPIIYGVRTKQIRDHIIRRFSQLDRAA; this comes from the coding sequence ATGGTTGACACCAATCACACCTTCCACCCGGCTGTCTTCATCCTATGGGGTATTCCAGGTCTAGAGGAACTTCACATCTGGATCTCTATCCCTTTCTGTACCATGTATGTAGTAGCTCTTGGAGGTAACTCCTTGTTGATCATATTTATCTGGATAGAGCACAGTCTACATGAACCTATGTACCTCTTCCTGGCCATGTTGGCTGTGTCAGATATTTTGCTCTCCAGCGTTATCATGCCCAAGATGCTGGCCATTTTTTGGTTCCAAGAAAGGGTCATTTCTTTCCAGACCTGCATCACCCAGATGTTCTCTGTCATCGCCATCTTTGTCATGGAGTCAACAGTTCTTCTGGCTATGGCATTTGACCGCTATATGGCCATTTGCTTTCCATTGAGATACACCATGATCCTGACCCCCTCTGTGATCAAAAAAATTGTGGGATTTTCTGTGGCCAGAGGCCTGATGCTCAGTGTGCCTTTTGTCTTCCTAGTTGAGCAGCTGCCATTCTGTGGAAATAACATCATTGCGGATACTTATTGTGCAGAAGCTAAGATTTCTAGGATGGCCTGTGGAGATATAACAGCCATTAATATTTATACTCTAGTGTTGTCCTTCTTGTCCACAGGCTTAGATGTCATCCTCATTTCCATCTCCTACTCTTTTATTCTCCGAGCTGTCTTCAGACTCCCATCCCGTGATGCCCAACTCAAGGCTCTGGGTACCTGCAGTTCACATGTCTGTGTCATCCTCATGTTCTATCTACCAGCTTATCTGACAGTGCTCATAAGCCACTTGCACTGTGTGGTCCTGCTAACTAATCTCTATATGGTTGTGCCCCCTGCACTGAACCCCATTATATATGGTGTCAGGACTAAGCAAATTCGGGATCATATCATACGCAGGTTCTCCCAATTGGACAGGGCAGCTTAG
- the LOC100022909 gene encoding olfactory receptor 52B2-like, with protein sequence MADTNHTFNPAVFLLWGISGLEELHIWISIPFCTMYVVALGGNSLLITFIWMEHSLHEPMYLFLSMLSLSDLFLSSAIMPKMLAIFWFQDRGISFHACIIQMFSVIAIFVMESTVLLAMAFDRYVAICYPLRYTMILTPSVIRKIAGFSVTRGLIFTFPFAFLVEQLPFCGNNIIANTYCELPTVSRLACGDITASNIYILVLSFLSTGLDVILISISYMFILRAVIRLPSRDAQFKALGTCSSHVCVILMFYLPAYLTLLISHLHCVVLLTNLYVVVPPALNPIIYGVRTKQIRDHIIRRFSQLGLA encoded by the coding sequence ATGGCTGACACCAATCACACCTTCAATCCAGCTGTCTTCCTCCTTTGGGGTATCTCAGGTCTAGAGGAATTGCACATCTGGATCTCCATCCCCTTCTGCACCATGTATGTAGTGGCCCTTGGAGGTAACTCCTTGTTAATCACATTCATCTGGATGGAACACAGTTTACACGAACCTATGTACCTATTCTTGTCCATGTTGTCCCTGTCAGACCTGTTTCTCTCCAGTGCTATCATGCCCAAGATGTTGGCCATtttttggttccaagatagagGCATTTCTTTCCATGCCTGCATCATTCAGATGTTTTCTGTCATCGCCATCTTTGTCATGGAGTCAACAGTTCTTCTGGCCATGGCATTCGACCGCTATGTAGCCATTTGCTACCCATTGAGATACACCATGATCCTGACCCCCTCTGTGATCAGGAAAATAGCAGGATTTTCTGTGACAAGGGGCCTGATCTTTACTTTCCCTTTTGCCTTCCTAGTTGAACAGCTGCCATTCTGTGGAAATAACATCATTGCCAATACTTATTGTGAACTGCCTACAGTTTCCAGGCTGGCCTGTGGAGACATAACAGCCAGTAACATATATATTCTAGTGTTGTCCTTCCTGTCCACAGGCTTAGATGTCATCCTCATATCTATCTCCTATATGTTTATTCTCCGAGCTGTCATCAGACTCCCATCCCGTGATGCCCAATTCAAGGCTCTGGGCACCTGCAGTTCACATGTCTGTGTTATCCTCATGTTCTATCTACCAGCTTATCTAACACTGCTGATTAGCCACTTGCACTGTGTGGTCCTGCTGACTAATCTCTATGTGGTTGTGCCTCCTGCACTGAACCCCATTATATATGGTGTCAGGACTAAGCAAATTCGGGATCATATCATACGCAGGTTCTCCCAATTGGGCTTGGCATAG